In the Mycolicibacterium chubuense NBB4 genome, one interval contains:
- a CDS encoding mammalian cell entry protein: MSEATDDSVAEDPVEAAPERRVPTGKTRRTTKDPDVAAAQPRAEDKPPTEMDEAPDPQPDDSAQPDDRAHQDDSARLNGEAEPDVEPEPEPFVLVSARPAGKHLLITAAVASMLFVAAGAFAGATLQPYLSDRAAVDTKLDIARTAADAITTLWTYTPDDMASLPDRSSQYLAGEFATEYRRYIDAIVEPNRQAQVTNTTQVMGTAVESLGLSEAMALVYTNSVSTSPVSKNVPSLRYLSYRLTMERHDADWLITGMNAMTKLDLTPQQ, translated from the coding sequence GTGTCTGAAGCGACCGACGACAGCGTCGCGGAGGATCCGGTGGAGGCTGCGCCAGAGCGCCGCGTCCCGACCGGAAAGACGCGCCGAACAACGAAGGATCCGGACGTTGCCGCCGCCCAGCCGCGGGCGGAGGACAAACCGCCCACCGAGATGGACGAGGCGCCCGACCCGCAACCTGATGACTCGGCGCAACCGGACGACCGGGCGCATCAAGACGACTCGGCGCGACTTAACGGTGAAGCCGAACCGGACGTCGAACCCGAACCCGAGCCGTTCGTGCTCGTCTCGGCCCGGCCCGCGGGCAAGCACCTGCTGATCACCGCCGCGGTCGCATCGATGTTGTTCGTCGCCGCCGGCGCGTTCGCCGGAGCCACGCTGCAGCCATATCTGTCGGACCGTGCCGCGGTGGACACCAAGCTGGACATCGCGCGGACCGCCGCGGACGCGATCACCACACTGTGGACTTACACCCCGGACGACATGGCGTCGCTGCCGGACCGCTCGTCGCAGTACCTAGCCGGTGAGTTCGCCACGGAATACCGCCGTTACATCGACGCGATCGTTGAGCCGAACAGGCAGGCGCAGGTCACCAACACCACGCAGGTGATGGGCACTGCCGTCGAATCGCTGGGTCTGTCTGAGGCAATGGCGCTGGTGTACACCAACTCGGTGTCCACGAGTCCGGTCAGCAAGAACGTTCCGTCGCTGCGTTATCTGTCGTATCGCCTGACGATGGAGCGTCACGACGCCGACTGGTTGATCACGGGCATGAACGCCATGACCAAGCTGGACCTCACACCGCAGCAATAA
- a CDS encoding mammalian cell entry protein has protein sequence MSPRRRTYADERDYFTVEPTPPRRWGLAIVSSVAGLLLPAAITASALMLVSHETDRRAQLRDAAALNYVHGFMTAYTTLDPFNANAYADRVLAQGTGDFAKMFREKMNEIVIQVARAEPTQGTVVEAGVQRWNDNGSADVLVATKTTAKTPDGKSTIESGNRWVVTAIQEGQQWKISQLIQVI, from the coding sequence GTGAGCCCGCGCCGCAGGACCTACGCCGACGAACGCGACTACTTCACCGTCGAGCCCACACCGCCGCGTCGGTGGGGACTGGCGATCGTCTCGTCCGTGGCCGGTCTCCTGCTCCCTGCCGCCATCACGGCCAGCGCTCTGATGCTGGTGTCCCACGAAACCGACCGCCGCGCCCAACTCCGCGACGCCGCCGCGTTGAACTACGTGCACGGATTCATGACCGCCTACACCACGTTGGATCCGTTCAACGCGAACGCCTACGCCGACCGGGTGCTGGCGCAGGGGACCGGCGACTTCGCGAAGATGTTCCGCGAGAAGATGAACGAGATCGTCATTCAGGTCGCGCGGGCGGAACCCACTCAGGGCACCGTGGTCGAGGCAGGCGTGCAGCGCTGGAACGACAACGGCAGCGCCGACGTCCTAGTGGCGACGAAGACGACCGCGAAGACCCCCGATGGCAAGTCGACGATCGAGAGCGGAAACCGTTGGGTGGTAACGGCGATTCAGGAAGGACAGCAGTGGAAGATCTCCCAGCTGATTCAGGTGATCTGA